In Neokomagataea tanensis, one genomic interval encodes:
- a CDS encoding lysophospholipid acyltransferase family protein, with the protein MAYRNAGQQTRRRPNSRPVLSEDELHAAHVVTTRTTRTTRMSRSFCIGRLISILITTFWLGCVQTLLVRLPGSGKIRLARFYWASVARILGLKVRVVGQPAGGIRTAKDVQNGARPVVYVANHTSWLDIATMGGVIPTVFVAKGEVSGWPLIGIVSRLGRSIFVSRNRQNTGRELEDMSARLWAGDDIMLFPEGTSSDGTRVLPFLSSFFAVAKPGRLEQAGMPKPPPVLIQPVSLVYDRLEGLPVGRMRRKVFSWFGDMDLAPHVWAFGQWRTMRATVLFHPPIDPEKFRSRKVLAQEAYKIVENGATEIRRGRVGRAPGGEAVIGENRP; encoded by the coding sequence ATGGCTTACCGTAATGCAGGGCAACAGACCCGACGCCGCCCCAATTCACGTCCGGTTTTAAGCGAGGATGAACTCCACGCTGCACACGTTGTCACAACGCGCACAACGCGCACAACGCGTATGAGTCGCAGCTTCTGCATCGGCCGTCTGATCTCTATTCTGATCACTACGTTTTGGCTCGGCTGCGTCCAAACCCTTCTCGTGCGCTTGCCGGGCAGTGGCAAAATACGTCTCGCACGCTTTTACTGGGCAAGCGTAGCTCGTATCCTTGGCCTTAAAGTCCGGGTCGTTGGTCAGCCTGCGGGCGGTATCCGCACAGCCAAAGACGTCCAGAACGGTGCGCGGCCTGTAGTATACGTTGCCAACCACACGTCTTGGCTCGATATTGCTACAATGGGTGGCGTAATCCCGACCGTCTTTGTCGCGAAGGGCGAAGTCAGCGGCTGGCCACTAATCGGTATTGTCTCCCGCCTCGGGCGAAGCATCTTCGTAAGCCGCAACCGCCAAAATACCGGCCGAGAACTCGAAGACATGTCAGCCCGCCTGTGGGCCGGAGATGACATCATGCTGTTCCCTGAGGGAACATCAAGCGATGGCACACGGGTTTTGCCCTTCTTGTCATCCTTCTTTGCCGTAGCAAAACCGGGTCGCCTCGAACAGGCGGGCATGCCCAAGCCCCCACCCGTTCTTATTCAGCCTGTCTCTCTCGTCTATGACCGGCTGGAAGGCCTCCCCGTTGGCCGCATGCGCCGCAAAGTCTTTTCGTGGTTCGGGGACATGGACCTCGCCCCGCATGTCTGGGCTTTTGGCCAATGGCGGACGATGAGAGCAACGGTTTTATTCCACCCTCCCATCGACCCTGAAAAATTCCGCTCGCGCAAAGTACTCGCCCAAGAGGCATATAAAATTGTGGAAAACGGCGCGACGGAAATTCGCCGTGGCCGTGTTGGGCGCGCTCCCGGCGGTGAAGCCGTCATAGGCGAGAATCGCCCGTGA